From the Brachyspira suanatina genome, the window CTACTTTTGCTAGATTTTCTGCTGTTCTTCTTGATTCTATAGGAAATATTATTTCAAATTTTTTTGTTTGTATAGTATATAGTTTTCTAAATGGTTTAAAAACTTGCGGATAGAGATTAGCCGCTATAATTAATATTAAAGTAAAATATAGAAGAAGTCTTTTCATAAATAATTGGATGATAGTATATTATAGTTTAGCATTTTTGCAATAAATTGTTATATATAACTTGATTATAATTAAAAAAAAAATTTAAGAAATAAAAAATATAAGATTTTAGACTTAAATCATCATAATCGATATTTATTTTTATTTACAATATAAATTCCAAAATAAATTATTAGCAATCCTATAATAATGCTTAATATATAAGAAATACTATCAGAAAATGGAAGTTTTATTTTTTGTGGTTCATCAGGATCATACCATAAAGGTAATTCATCGCCTACTTTTCTAAATGGATAATGACTTCTTAAAGTAGCATATAATGTTCCATGATTATCAGCTTCATAGCTTATTACCATTGTTTTTTCATATCTAGTTTCTCCAGATTTATATATCCTTTTTCTTCTATCACACTCTTCAACTACTCCTACAGTATGAATATAATTTTTTGTATCAATAAAAGAAAACAATCCTGCTACACCATTCAAAGTTAAAACTATTCCTGCAAAATATATTGCTATTATTTTTATAATTGAAATTTTTTTTCTATTCATTATTAAAACTCCAATATTATTTTTTATTAAAATAACTTTGCATTCTATTTAATTTGATATTGTTTTTTCATTAATAAAATTGATAGAAAGTATATTATAATTTTGATTTTTTTCAAATACCTACGCACGGTAAATATAATATATACATAATTTACATTAATTTATTTTTTATTATTCAATATATTAAATTTATTTTTACGTGCGGTAAATGCATTTTTAATTTAAAAAAAAAACTTGGGTGGGCGTTTACAAATTCTATTTTTGTAATAAAGAAGTTAAAGTTTTAATGTCAAATTTAAATTATAAGGATAGAGGGTGGGCAAATGTAATCAAACTTTAAAACTTTTATTACATACCCCGCCCTTTAAAATTTATTGCTTTATTTTTCATTTTAGCATTAATTATATTTAAAGTATTATTATGAAATAAAACCCCCACCCAAGATTTAATTAGATTTAAAAATATTTTAACCGCACGATAAATGCATCTTTATATATTGTTTAAATTATGATTCAAATTTTTTTATGTTTAGAATTATCTTACCGTGCGTATAATGAAATTTTGTATTTTTTGTTAATACAAAATACAAAAATAAGCAAGCTTAAAATTAAGCTCGCTTATTTTTATAAAAAGATAGGAGAAATATTTTATAACTTAGCTGATATTTTCTTTTTTAAATATACCCTGAAGTATTAAGGCTAAAGCACCATCTCCTGTAACATTACATGCAGTACCGAAACTATCTTGTAATGCAAATATAGCAAGTATCAAAGCCGTACCATCATCATTAAATCCTAAAACAGAAATTATTATTCCCAAAGATGCGACTACAGTTCCTCCAGGTACACCAGGAGCACCAACCGCAAATATACCAAGTAATATAACGAATAAAATCATAGTACTAACAGCAGGAAGCTGACCGTATAATATTTTAGATATAGTCATAACAAAGAAAGTTTCAGTAAGTACAGATCCGCATAAATGTATAGTTGCTCCCATAGGTATTGCGAAGTTTACAATATCTTTATCTAATGCATCAGATTTGCTTGCACATTTTAAAGCTACAGGCAAAGTTGCAGCAGATGACATAGTACCAACAGCGGTTAAATAAGCCGGACCATAATGCTTGAATACTCTTGCCGGATTTTTCTTTGATACAATACCAGCTATAGAATATAAAACTGTAAGCCATATAAAATGTCCTACTATTGCTATGACTATAATTATTAAAAATACAGGTATACTTTTAATTATAGTACCTTCATATGATAAAGTAGCAAAAGTAGTTCCTATATAAAATGGTAATACTGGTACTACTACATTATTTACTAAAAATAATATTATATTATTAAGTTCATCTAGTAGATTTTCAAAGTATTTTGATTTAGTTTTTATAACAGCTACTCCTCCGCATATAGCCAAGAATAATGCAGTTATTACAGGAAATATTGGGTTGATATCCAATTTGAATATTATTTCAGGAAGTTCTTTACCGCCTGCAACATTTGAAGCTATATTTAAATTAGGAATTATTATATATCCGGCAATAGTGGCAAATAAAGCAGCGCCTACTGAAGAAAAATATGCAAGTGCTAGAATAACTCCAAGCATCTTATTTGCTTTGCTTCCCATTCTAGTAATAGCAGGAGCAATAAAGCCCAATACAATTAATGGAACCATAAATGATATTACTTGATTAAGTACATATTTAATAGATTGTATGACATTAATTACAGCCTCATTACATATCATGCCTATTACAATACCTAAAGCTATGCCTATTGCTAGTTTTATTAATAGGTAGTCTTTTTTAGCTTTTGGTTCTAGATCTTCCATAAAAATATCCTCAAAATTTTTATTATTATAAGATAGTATATTCAATTTATATGCATTTGCAAATAAAATTAAGTTTTTAATAAATTTTTTTATTTTAATTAATATATTATATTTTAAAATTATATTAAAAAAGCTTGATAAAAATTTGTTTTTCATATATAATGTTATTCTGTTTTTATACGGGGGAATGAGGGTGAAAGTCCTTCGCTGGCACGCAACCGTAAAGTTTAATTTATCAATACTAAATTAACGAAGTCGGATTACCCGCTAATAAATAATCAGTCGAGTGCACTAGATTATGTTCTAAACTTGCGCTCCTATTATTAATTACTTTAAAAATGATTATAACAATATAAATTTGATTGATCTCTTATACATAAATAAACCAAATATCTAAAACTAGGCAGGAGTTAATTTTTTAATTCCTGCCGTATTTTTAAAAAATATAGTTTATACCTTGAATGATATTTTTTTCTTTCATTCTTTTTGTTATTAGATTTATTATTTCGCCTTTAGATTTTTTCCATTTTGGAGCGATTAAACTATCCCCTAAACTATCACCCATTAAACGAGCTATTATAATATCTGACCTTGTAAAAGAAATTGCATCGCTCATTAAATCTATATAAAAATCTTCGTCTAAAGTTGGAAAATTATAATCTCTATACATATTTTCAAAATAAGAATCTTTTACTATATCAAGCTGATGAAATTTTATAGCATCAATTTTTAAAGCAGATACATCTTTAACAGTTTTTATCATATCATATTTGCTTTCCAATTCTATTGTTTTTTTGTCATCATCATTAAATTTTTTAGGCAGTCCGAATATTATATGAGTGCATATTATTATATTACTGTAATCACTTTTTATATGATTTACCGTTTCAGCAAATGATTTGTAATCATGGCCTCTATTAATAAATTTTGAAGTTTCATCATTAGAAGATTGAAGTCCCATTTCAAGCCAAATTTCCTTACCAGATAAGTAAGATAAATCACTAAGTTCTTTCAGTACATCATCTTCAAGCATATCGCTTCTTGCTCCGAACATTAAGCCTACACATTCATCAAAATGAACTAACTTATTAGCATATTTCAAAGATTCTTTGGAGGCTAATGGAGATAATGGTGTGCCTAGCTGAAAATATCCGTAGAATTTTTGATATCTTCCTTTATAGTTTTTTAATCCGTTAATCCATTGATTATTAATATCTTCTTCTGCTACATAAGGCGGCTTATAGCTATTTAAATTACAGAATCTGCACCCTCCATCATTAGCTTTATGAGCACATCCGAAATCTGTATCTATAGAAATTTTTCCTACTTTCACTCCGAATTTATTTTTTACATAATCAGAAAATGAATAGTAATTTTTATTATTTTGTTTATTATCTTTGTTTTGCATACTTCTTTTAGTATAGCATAAATTTTCAAAACTGAAAGTATTATAATTTATATTGATTTTTAGTTTTTATATGTTAGAATCCTGATATAAATTTAGGCAGTAAATACATTTTTATGAAGAAAGAATATTTTTAGTTTTTTGATAAATTTATTTCAAAAGATAATGTGTTTATTAAAGCAATAACAAAAGTAAAATTATTAAAAAATAGTGTGTGGGTAATAATGAATAGAAAAAAAATTTCAATTATAGAAAAAATATTAATATATTCTGTAGGAATAGTTTTAACTTTTGATGGGGTAGTAGGATTCTTTTCTTTTATTAATACAAGAAATTATATTCATACTGTAGGAGTGGTTGAAGAGTTAGATAGAAAAAAAATAGTATATAACCCTAGAAAAATTGGATATAAAAAGGTAATGGTAATAAGATATGAAACTGATAATCATGGAACATTATATGCTACTTTAAGAAGTCATTATCCATTTAGAAAAGTAGGAGATGAATTGCCTTTATGGTATGATCCTGATGAACCAAAAAATATAAAACTTCCTTTTTCTGATAGTATTTCTTATATATTAAGCATTGTTATAGGAGTGCTAATAATTTATTTTGGACTTTTTATTGTAAATAAAAATAGATAGCTATATTGCTGTTATTATATAAAGTTTATATTTTTAGCTTTATGATTAAGTATATGATATTTTTATTTCTTAAATTTTTTAAATTATAATTAATATATAACAGTTTATTTATATTTGAGAATTTAATATACATATTTTCTGAATTTCTTAATCCTGATATATGTTTAGTATGCAAAATATTATTAAGATACTGTTTACCGATATAACAGGTTAGTTTTATATTAGACTTGCTGCAAATTTAGATAAGAATCTAACTTCAAATTATTTTATTTTCAAATGTTATGGCGGCATTTTATATTGACAAAATTGATACTAAATAATAAAATAAAAAGCAGATCCCAACAGCAAAATAATATAAATCCATAAAGACTGGGTTAAATGGAATCTAGTTTTTTATTTTGAAATAATATTTTTTAGACACGAACAGCAATTTAATGAAGTTGGTCATAAGAAGGTTCAAATCCTTTAGCCATTTTTAATGGTGTATATCGTGTCTAGTTTTTTAATTCTATGCTTATATATTTAATAGGCATAGAATATTTTTTATTATAGGAGAATTAATTTTATGTCTTTTTTAGATTTGCTTAAAAATTCTTTTAATAAAACTTATACACAGAATTTTGCTGATACTAATATTTCATCATTAAGCAGTGTAATAGATTTATTTGCCACTATGGGAGCAAGCAGATTAAAAGAAGATGATGAATTATTAAAATATTTTATAGATGCTTGGAGAGAAAGTCCTGAACTTACAGCTAAATCTATAATGTATTTAAGAGATATAAGAAACGGCATCGGTGAGAGAGAAGTTTTCAGAAAATATATTAATATTATGATTAAACAAAATCATACTCTCACTGCAATAGAAATTTTAAAAACTATACCAGAGCTTGGAAGATGGGACGATATTATTTATATATGGTATGATAATAGAGAAAATAAAAATATTTCTGACTTTACAAAAAATATAATATTAGAGCAATTAGAAAAAGATAAAACTACTGATAATGTTTCGCTTCTTGCTAAATGGCTTCCTAGTGAAAATACTTCATCAAAAAATACAAGAAGCATTGCAAGAGAATTAATAAAACTTTTAAATATAAACACTAAAGAATATAGAAAAACTTTATCTACTTTAAGAAAGAAAATAAAAATAATAGAAAATAATTTAAGAGAAAAAGATTATACATTTAATTATTCTTCAGTTCCTTCGCTTGCTATGAGAAAATACTCAAAAGCATTTATTAGAAATGATGAAGAAAGATATAATAATTTTTTTGAAGATGTAAAGTCAGGAAAAGTAAAATTAAATACAAGCGTCTTAACTCCTTTTGATGTTATAAGAGAGATTTTAGACTGTGCCGAAGAAGATATAGATTCAAGAAAAGAAGAATTTGATTTAACTTGGAAAAATCTTCCAAATATTTTTGGAGATAATAATTTAAATGCAATAGTTGCATGCGATGTATCTGGAAGTATGGGAATGGTTTTGAATGGTGAGCCTTTAATATGTTCTGTGGCTTTGGGAATATATATAGCGCAATTAAATAAATCTGCATTTCATAATCATTTTATAGATTTCTGCGGCAATTCTAAAATGCATGACATATCAAATATAGATAATATTGTTGATATAGTTAATTATGTTTTAAGATCATCTGTTGATTACAGTACAAATATAGATTCGGTATTTAAAGTGTTGCTTGATACTGCTGTAAAAAATCATGTACCTAATGAAGAACTTCCTAAATATATAATAATAATTTCTGATATGGAATTTAATCAATGCGAATTGAAAAATAAAACTAATTTTGAATATTGGAGAGCAATATTTACTGAAAATAATTATAAGCTTCCTAGAATAATTTTCTGGAATGTAAACTCATTAAGCAGAATAATGCCTGCTTTAAAAAATGATGATGTATTATTTGTTTCTGGAAGAAGTCAGAATGTTATAAAAAATATAATCAATATAGACAAATACGATTTAACAAATCAAGATGAAATATCAATGCTTTTAATACTTGATACTTTGAAAGATTATAGTATTGATATAAAGGATTAATTTTTATATGGAGTTATGGAATCCTTTATTTTAAAGTACTCTATAACTCCATATATTACTAATTATTTAATTCATCAGACAAACCTATTCTATCATATTGTTCTTTTGGTGAATCATTTTCCTTCATTTTTTTTATTAATAATTTTTTGTATTTATTTTCTAATGTTTCATCTTTAATAGGATTAAGCTGATTTGGATCATTTTCTATATCAAATAATAAATCACCATATTTTGCTACATCATATTTTTCTTTGGATTTTATTTTTAAGACTTTGCATCCTTTGGTAAAAGAAAATCCTTCAAATAATTCTGCTGTTTTTAATTCATCAACTGTAAATCTTTTATTCATATGCATTGGCATTAAAGTATAATTATATATATCATCTTTTTTATTTTTTAAAGCTGACTTCATATATATATATTTTCCATCGCATATGTTTACATGTCCGCTGAATACTCCAAATATTATCTCATCTCTTAGTTTTTCATTATTTCTTATGAGATTCAATATATTTTTACCCTGCATATCTTT encodes:
- a CDS encoding DUF3592 domain-containing protein; this encodes MNRKKISIIKIIAIYFAGIVLTLNGVAGLFSFIDTKNYIHTVGVVEECDRRKRIYKSGETRYEKTMVISYEADNHGTLYATLRSHYPFRKVGDELPLWYDPDEPQKIKLPFSDSISYILSIIIGLLIIYFGIYIVNKNKYRL
- a CDS encoding DUF2828 family protein, which translates into the protein MSFLDLLKNSFNKTYTQNFADTNISSLSSVIDLFATMGASRLKEDDELLKYFIDAWRESPELTAKSIMYLRDIRNGIGEREVFRKYINIMIKQNHTLTAIEILKTIPELGRWDDIIYIWYDNRENKNISDFTKNIILEQLEKDKTTDNVSLLAKWLPSENTSSKNTRSIARELIKLLNINTKEYRKTLSTLRKKIKIIENNLREKDYTFNYSSVPSLAMRKYSKAFIRNDEERYNNFFEDVKSGKVKLNTSVLTPFDVIREILDCAEEDIDSRKEEFDLTWKNLPNIFGDNNLNAIVACDVSGSMGMVLNGEPLICSVALGIYIAQLNKSAFHNHFIDFCGNSKMHDISNIDNIVDIVNYVLRSSVDYSTNIDSVFKVLLDTAVKNHVPNEELPKYIIIISDMEFNQCELKNKTNFEYWRAIFTENNYKLPRIIFWNVNSLSRIMPALKNDDVLFVSGRSQNVIKNIINIDKYDLTNQDEISMLLILDTLKDYSIDIKD
- a CDS encoding DUF3592 domain-containing protein; the encoded protein is MNRKKISIIEKILIYSVGIVLTFDGVVGFFSFINTRNYIHTVGVVEELDRKKIVYNPRKIGYKKVMVIRYETDNHGTLYATLRSHYPFRKVGDELPLWYDPDEPKNIKLPFSDSISYILSIVIGVLIIYFGLFIVNKNR
- a CDS encoding dicarboxylate/amino acid:cation symporter, whose translation is MEDLEPKAKKDYLLIKLAIGIALGIVIGMICNEAVINVIQSIKYVLNQVISFMVPLIVLGFIAPAITRMGSKANKMLGVILALAYFSSVGAALFATIAGYIIIPNLNIASNVAGGKELPEIIFKLDINPIFPVITALFLAICGGVAVIKTKSKYFENLLDELNNIILFLVNNVVVPVLPFYIGTTFATLSYEGTIIKSIPVFLIIIVIAIVGHFIWLTVLYSIAGIVSKKNPARVFKHYGPAYLTAVGTMSSAATLPVALKCASKSDALDKDIVNFAIPMGATIHLCGSVLTETFFVMTISKILYGQLPAVSTMILFVILLGIFAVGAPGVPGGTVVASLGIIISVLGFNDDGTALILAIFALQDSFGTACNVTGDGALALILQGIFKKENIS
- a CDS encoding TIGR01212 family radical SAM protein (This family includes YhcC from E. coli K-12, an uncharacterized radical SAM protein.), with amino-acid sequence MQNKDNKQNNKNYYSFSDYVKNKFGVKVGKISIDTDFGCAHKANDGGCRFCNLNSYKPPYVAEEDINNQWINGLKNYKGRYQKFYGYFQLGTPLSPLASKESLKYANKLVHFDECVGLMFGARSDMLEDDVLKELSDLSYLSGKEIWLEMGLQSSNDETSKFINRGHDYKSFAETVNHIKSDYSNIIICTHIIFGLPKKFNDDDKKTIELESKYDMIKTVKDVSALKIDAIKFHQLDIVKDSYFENMYRDYNFPTLDEDFYIDLMSDAISFTRSDIIIARLMGDSLGDSLIAPKWKKSKGEIINLITKRMKEKNIIQGINYIF